In Caldisericaceae bacterium, the DNA window TAATAATACATAGAGGAAGTTATCTGGGTCAGCGTAGTCTGCTATCCACCCAAGAAGTGCCATTGGATGCTCGCCATTCTCTGTTTTTTGTAGATATGTTCCCCAATCATAACTTACAATTTCTGCATCGATACCTACTGCCTTTAGATCTGCTTGAATTGCAGTAGCAATTTTTTGTGGGTCAAACATGTATGGTCTTGAAACTGGCATTGCCCATAGTTGTGTTTTAAATCCATTTGGATAACCTGCCTCTTTTAAGAGTTCTTTTGCTTTTGTTGGATTGTATTCATAATCTTGAATTGCATCATTATAGCCCCATAGAGTTGGAGGTATCGGATTTTTTGCAACAACTGCTGTTCCTTTGTATAACTGGTCTACAATTGCTTTTTTGTTAATTGCATAGTTAATTGCCTGCCTTACTCTTACATCTTTAAATGGCTCTTGGAAACCAGGGGTATCTTCGCCTACATTCATTGCGAGGTATCCAACGTTAACTCCTGGTTGGCTAAGAATTGTCAAATTTTGGTCTTGTTCAATTCTGCCCAAATCATCTGGATTTGGAAAT includes these proteins:
- a CDS encoding ABC transporter substrate-binding protein produces the protein MAMFTVYIVSPTNCEKWGDQWFAHPVGTGPFKFVEWVKGDHITLEKNQDYWGEKAKIDKLIFKVIPDASQRFLALQKGEVQGIEFPNPDDLGRIEQDQNLTILSQPGVNVGYLAMNVGEDTPGFQEPFKDVRVRQAINYAINKKAIVDQLYKGTAVVAKNPIPPTLWGYNDAIQDYEYNPTKAKELLKEAGYPNGFKTQLWAMPVSRPYMFDPQKIATAIQADLKAVGIDAEIVSYDWGTYLQKTENGEHPMALLGWIADYADPDNFLYVLLDSDSATVGSAGNIAFYRNPEVHRLNIEAQKEPDQAKRADLYKQVQQIVHNDAPWVPLAHANQILVFNKKVQGFVLYPTGDYHFENVTISQ